The following are from one region of the Oncorhynchus nerka isolate Pitt River linkage group LG8, Oner_Uvic_2.0, whole genome shotgun sequence genome:
- the LOC115121293 gene encoding protein mono-ADP-ribosyltransferase PARP12-like, with protein MCCTMTDTTALIYKVLCAHNGSFELGELRANISTIEDDLESVLGNQEMFTCAVSKGNKLIVAKTKMRLCRAKGCSGCSNLHLCKFYLYGTCPSNERQGCRLCHELTSEHNIRVLKEHHLEELDRKELCTLLLQNDNALLPPVCFTYNKGSGEYGYCPDKEKCKRLHVCQRYITGTCAAEVDCDRSHDFYEPHPLNTLQQKGVPNELVASMLYTYRNIQAIRDTIDDSDNPRCKKDSGNRLQKSKALPNHWDKSSVPETGFKRVAVQSSSAEHKNVLDLFHQTMTGFSVTTIERVQNRILWEVFSWQGDVMRKINAGKENERQLFHGTDSKHVDAICLQNIDWRMGGTQGTPYGQGSYFSKDAKFSHSYTSQSEVRSMFVCRVLVGNYTQGHSSYHCPPSKDGSHTISYDSCVDDIYNPSVFVVVGKHQVYPEYLIQYREGSRPGTYVPPPNFVQNQSHHNMHWTSIPVMLRSPATPVLPNNARFRSPCPTGPAFAQPTLSTQPLFSHYSNPPRPPSNPSVSNPSRQKTPRPTLPHASAQFGSLNSLTHPSFQPGLMTYVPHPPPWVGSMTSIPRAPPPRTRSQFAKMKAKSTSMASLDNL; from the exons ATGTGTTGTACGATGACAGACACAACAGCTCTGATCTACAAGGTCCTCTGTGCCCATAATGGGTCCTTTGAGCTGGGAGAATTGCGTGCAAACATTAGCACCATAGAAGATGACCTGGAAAGTGTGTTAGGGAATCAGGAGATGTTTACCTGTGCTGTCTCTAAGGGAAATAAACTGATAGTTGCCAAGACGAAGATGAGGTTATGCAGAGCTAAAGGATGTAGTGGCTGCAGCAATTTACACCTGTGTAAGTTCTACTTGTATGGAACATGTCCATCCAATGAGAG ACAAGGATGCCGTCTCTGCCATGAGCTGACGTCAGAGCACAACATCAGAGTCCTGAAAGAGCACCACCTGGAGGAACTGGACAGGAAGGAGCTGTGTACATTACTGCTGCAGAATGACAACGCCCTTTTACCCCCA GTTTGCTTCACATACAACAAAGGTAGTGGAGAGTACGGATACTGTCCTGACAAGGAGAAATGCAAAAGACTCCACGTCTGTCAGCGCTACATTACAGGAACCTGTGCTGCAGAGGTGGACTGTGACAGGTCTCACGACTTCTACGAGCCCCACCCGCTCAACACCCTACAGCAGAAGGGAGTACCTAATGAACTGGTGGCATCCATGTTGTACACCTACCGCAACATCCAGGCAATCAGGGATACAATTGATGATAGTGACAACCCACGTTG CAAAAAAGACTCTGGTAACCGCCTGCAGAAATCCAAAGCTTTACCAAACCACTGGGATAAATCTTCAGTACCTGAAACTGGATTCAAG AGGGTTGCTGTGCAGAGTTCCTCAGCTGAGCACAAGAATGTTCTGGATCTTTTCCATCAAACTATGACTGGCTTCAGTGTGACGACTATTGAGAGGGTGCAAAATCGGATCCTGTGGGAGGTCTTTTCGTG GCAAGGAGATGTGATGAGAAAGATAAACGCAGGGAAGGAGAATGAGAGGCAGCTCTTCCATGGAACAGACTCTAAACACGTGGACGCCATATGCCTGCAGAACATAGACTGGAGGATGGGTGGAACACAAGGAACGCCCTATGGGCAAG GAAGCTACTTCTCTAAGGATGCCAAGTTCTCCCACAGCTACACCAGCCAGTCAGAAGTCAGGTCCATGTTTGTTTGTCGTGTGCTGGTGGGAAATTACACGCAAGGACACTCCAGCTACCACTGCCCCCCCTCAAAAGATGGAAGTCACACCATCTCctatgacagctgtgtggatgATATCTACAACCCCTCTGTATTTGTGGTGGTCGGGAAGCATCAGGTTTACCCAGAGTACCTTATTCAGTACAGGGAAGGGTCCAGGCCTGGGACCTATGTTCCACCACCTAACTTTGTCCAGAACCAGAGCCACCACAACATGCACTGGACATCTATTCCAGTCATGCTACGCTCACCAGCCACCCCTGTGCTGCCCAACAATGCAAGGTTCAGATCTCCTTGCCCAACAGGACCTGCCTTTGCCCAGCCCACACTCAGTACCCAGCCACTATTTTCACACTACTCAAACCCACCCAGGCCTCCCTCCAATCCCTCTGTTTCAAACCCTTCAAGACAGAAAACTCCCAGACCTACCTTGCCACATGCTTCTGCACAGTTTGGCTCCCTTAACTCCTTGACACATCCATCGTTTCAGCCAGGCCTGATGACTTACGTCCCTCATCCACCACCCTGGGTCGGCTCTATGACCTCCATTCCACGCGCACCTCCACCCAGGACAAGATCACAGTTTGCTAAAATGAAAGCAAAAAGTACATCAATGGCATCACTAGATAATCTATAA
- the LOC115121297 gene encoding mucin-2-like isoform X2 produces the protein MVSMLSTYQNIQAMKSEGAGGAASINRPQSCPQRNTVRNEICLFFVKGDCKQGEKCWRVHFKMPYKWEVNDGQTWSALPANEEIERDFCDPSKIHSEGSERVRFDSMSHGLREVRRLSTVSSVTQPTYVLTTEWVWFWEDEYGKWVQYASIKEMHRLSSITSEDLEKRFQEDQSAVVKFTAGQQSYELSFRDMTQKNKAYGTVRMVRRRPVFVSTVDAQAARSRRNGPRNFRAVPGSWDKSAIPDIGYKTVTLLSSDRDYQKVQGLFNNTMRGFQITSIERVQNRDLWEVFQWKRDLMKKNNGGQNSKELHLFHGTDPKHVEAICRDNFDWRLCGTNGTVYGEGSYFARDAKYSHSYTSHSGVRSMFACQVLVGDYTRGNSGLRRPPPKGEGSSTLYDSCVDNVLNPSIYVVFERHQVYPEFLIKYDDSVMHWSTSAPAPPKTVSIQSTSLTPTSNRIQATAAATPSKRVPSTLNPSKTAATTSSNPTHSRPTSRFVHQSLPKPAQAPLIFIQSPVLIKPATSSQLVDITRGPDFTSSFANLSHTLTTPASNLSRTLTTPASTPSRTPTTPASTPSRTLTTPASTPSRTLTTPASTPSRTLTTPASTPSRTLTTPASTPSRTLTTPASTPSRTLTTPASTPSRTLTTPASTPSRTLTTPASTPSRTLTTPASTPSRTLTTPASTPSRTLTTPASTLSSTLPTPASTLSYTLPTPASTLSYTLPTPASTLSYTLPTPASTLSYTLPTPASILSYTLPSPASTPFPTLTTPASTLSYTLPTPASTPSYTHPTPASTLSPTLTTPASTLSPTLTTPASTASRRLAPQPPTPSPTLTTPASTPSYTLTTPASTPSYTLTAPASTASRRLAPQPPTLSPPLTPSASTPSRTLSPLTGTLSWAHTRSTTTTRTLSDSSSSHPLSPSSSLSTHYHTLSHSSYSPTYTQIPSRTSPSTSSNPSSTLSPSDRLLSRVFSPSTGAFTRSPPESLYSVPTAHRRDTKEKNKCLLQ, from the exons ATGGTGTCCATGTTGTCCACCTACCAGAACATCCAGGCCATGAAAAGTGAAGGTGCCGGCGGTGCTGCTTCCATCAACAGGCCCCAGAGCTGTCCTCAGAGAAACACAG TGAGGAATGAGATCTGCCTGTTCTTTGTCAAGGGGGACTGCAAACAAGGAG AGAAATGCTGGAGAGTCCACTTCAAAATGCCCTACAAGTGGGAAGTGAACGATGGACAGACTTGGTCAGCTCTGCCAGCAAACGAAGAAATCGAGAGAGACTTCTGTGACCCTTCTAAGATACACAG TGAGGGATCTGAGCGTGTGCGTTTCGACTCCATGAGCCACGGGTTACGGGAAGTTCGCCGTCTCTCCACAGTTTCCTCCGTGACACAGCCCACATACGTACTCACCACAGAGTGGGTGTGGTTCTGGGAAGACGAGTACGGCAAATGGGTCCAGTACGCATCCATC AAAGAGATGCACAGATTGTCGTCCATCACCAGTGAAGACCTCGAGAAAAGGTTCCAGGAGGATCAAAGTGCTGTGGTGAAGTTCACTGCAGGCCAGCAGTCTTATGAGCTGAGTTTCAGAG ACATgacacaaaaaaacaaagcatATGGTACTGTAAGGATGGTCAGACGACGTCCAGTCTTTGTTTCAACTGTGGACGCACAAGCTGCAAGGAGCAG GAGAAATGGACCACGCAATTTCAGAGCTGTTCCTGGATCTTGGGACAAGTCTGCGATACCTGACATTGGATACAAG ACAGTCACTCTTCTGAGTTCTGACAGGGACTATCAAAAGGTCCAGGGACTTTTCAACAACACCATGAGGGGCTTCCAGATCACCAGCATCGAGAGGGTCCAAAACAGGGACCTCTGGGAAGTCTTCCAGTG GAAGAGAGATTTAATGAAGAAAAACAATGGAGGTCAAAACAGCAAGGAGCTACATCTCTTCCACGGAACGGACCCAAAACACGTAGAGGCCATTTGCAGAGATAACTTCgactggaggctgtgtggaaccaACGGAACTGTGTACGGCGAAG GGAGTTACTTTGCCAGGGATGCCAAGTACTCACACAGCTACACCAGCCACTCAGGAGTGAGGTCCATGTTTGCTTGTCAGGTGCTTGTTGGCGACTACACACGGGGGAACTCAGGGCTCCGTCGCCCCCCTCCAAAAGGCGAGGGAAGCTCCACTCTCTATGACAGCTGTGTGGACAATGTCCTGAACCCATCCATATATGTGGTGTTTGAAAGGCACCAGGTTTACCCAGAGTTCCTCATCAAATATGATGATAGCGTCATGCACTGGTCCACATCGGCTCCAGCTCCACCCAAAACTGTCTCTATCCAATCCACTTCCTTAACCCCAACATCCAACCGGATTCAAGCCACAGCTGCTGCCACCCCATCGAAGAGAGTTCCATCCACTTTGAATCCATCTAAAACTGCAGCCACCACTTCCTCAAATCCAACCCATTCTCGTCCCACTTCACGTTTTGTCCATCAGTCGCTCCCAAAACCTGCCCAAGCCCCATTGATATTCATTCAATCTCCAGTCCTCATAAAGCCAGCCACAAGTTCTCAATTAGTGGATATCACCCGAGGCCCAGATTTCACTTCCTCATTTGCaaacctctctcacacactcactaccCCAGCCAGTAACCTCTCTCGTACGCTCACTACCCCAGCCAGTACACCCTCTCGTACGCCCACTACCCCTGCCAGTACACCCTCTCGTACGCTCACTACCCCAGCCAGTACACCCTCTCGTACGCTCACTACCCCTGCCAGTACACCCTCTCGTACGCTCACTACCCCTGCCAGTACACCCTCTCGTACGCTCACTACCCCTGCCAGTACACCCTCTCGTACGCTCACTACCCCAGCCAGTACACCCTCTCGTACGCTCACTACCCCTGCCAGTACACCCTCTCGTACGCTCACTACCCCTGCCAGTACACCCTCTCGTACGCTCACTACCCCTGCCAGTACACCCTCTCGTACGCTCACTACCCCTGCCAGTACACCCTCTCGTACACTCACTACCCCAGCCAGTACACCCTCTCGTACACTCACTACCCCAGCCAGTACCCTCTCTTCTACACTCCCTACCCCAGCCAGTACCCTCTCTTATACGCTCCCTACCCCAGCCAGTACCCTCTCTTATACGCTCCCTACCCCAGCCAGTACCCTCTCTTATACGCTCCCTACCCCAGCCAGTACCCTCTCTTATACGCTCCCTACCCCAGCCAGTATCCTCTCTTATACACTCCCTTCCCCAGCCAGTACACCCTTTCCTACACTCACTACCCCAGCCAGTACCCTCTCTTATACACTCCCTACCCCAGCCAGTACCCCCTCTTATACACATCCTACCCCAGCCAGTACCCTCTCTCCTACACTCACTACCCCAGCCAGTACCCTCTCTCCTACACTCACTACTCCAGCCAGTACAGCCTCTCGAAGACTGGCTCcccaaccccccaccccctctcctacACTCACTACCCCAGCCAGTACCCCCTCTTATACACTCACTACCCCAGCCAGTACCCCCTCTTATACACTCACTGCCCCAGCCAGTACAGCCTCTCGTAGACTCGCTCCCcaaccccccaccctctctcctccactcactcCCTCAGCCAGTACCCCCTCTCGCACACTTTCCCCTTTAACTGGCACCCTATCTTGGGCTCACACCCGCTCAACAACCACTACTCGCACTCTCTCTGACAGTAGTTCTTCTCACCCACTATCCCCTTCATCCTCACTGAGCACACATTATCACACACTTTCTCACTCATCCTACTCCCCCACTTACACACAAATTCCCTCACGCACTTCCCCCTCCACGTCAAGCAATCCTTCTAGCACACTCTCCCCCTCAGATAGGTTGCTATCTCGGGTGTTCTCTCCCTCGACAGGTGCCTTCACTAGATCTCCTCCTGAGTCACTGTACAGTGTTCCAACAGCTCATAGGAGGGACACCAAAGAAAAAAACAAGTGCCTTCTCCAATAA
- the LOC115121297 gene encoding mucin-2-like isoform X3 has translation MTQKNKAYGTVRMVRRRPVFVSTVDAQAARSRRNGPRNFRAVPGSWDKSAIPDIGYKTVTLLSSDRDYQKVQGLFNNTMRGFQITSIERVQNRDLWEVFQWKRDLMKKNNGGQNSKELHLFHGTDPKHVEAICRDNFDWRLCGTNGTVYGEGSYFARDAKYSHSYTSHSGVRSMFACQVLVGDYTRGNSGLRRPPPKGEGSSTLYDSCVDNVLNPSIYVVFERHQVYPEFLIKYDDSVMHWSTSAPAPPKTVSIQSTSLTPTSNRIQATAAATPSKRVPSTLNPSKTAATTSSNPTHSRPTSRFVHQSLPKPAQAPLIFIQSPVLIKPATSSQLVDITRGPDFTSSFANLSHTLTTPASNLSRTLTTPASTPSRTPTTPASTPSRTLTTPASTPSRTLTTPASTPSRTLTTPASTPSRTLTTPASTPSRTLTTPASTPSRTLTTPASTPSRTLTTPASTPSRTLTTPASTPSRTLTTPASTPSRTLTTPASTPSRTLTTPASTLSSTLPTPASTLSYTLPTPASTLSYTLPTPASTLSYTLPTPASTLSYTLPTPASILSYTLPSPASTPFPTLTTPASTLSYTLPTPASTPSYTHPTPASTLSPTLTTPASTLSPTLTTPASTASRRLAPQPPTPSPTLTTPASTPSYTLTTPASTPSYTLTAPASTASRRLAPQPPTLSPPLTPSASTPSRTLSPLTGTLSWAHTRSTTTTRTLSDSSSSHPLSPSSSLSTHYHTLSHSSYSPTYTQIPSRTSPSTSSNPSSTLSPSDRLLSRVFSPSTGAFTRSPPESLYSVPTAHRRDTKEKNKCLLQ, from the exons ATgacacaaaaaaacaaagcatATGGTACTGTAAGGATGGTCAGACGACGTCCAGTCTTTGTTTCAACTGTGGACGCACAAGCTGCAAGGAGCAG GAGAAATGGACCACGCAATTTCAGAGCTGTTCCTGGATCTTGGGACAAGTCTGCGATACCTGACATTGGATACAAG ACAGTCACTCTTCTGAGTTCTGACAGGGACTATCAAAAGGTCCAGGGACTTTTCAACAACACCATGAGGGGCTTCCAGATCACCAGCATCGAGAGGGTCCAAAACAGGGACCTCTGGGAAGTCTTCCAGTG GAAGAGAGATTTAATGAAGAAAAACAATGGAGGTCAAAACAGCAAGGAGCTACATCTCTTCCACGGAACGGACCCAAAACACGTAGAGGCCATTTGCAGAGATAACTTCgactggaggctgtgtggaaccaACGGAACTGTGTACGGCGAAG GGAGTTACTTTGCCAGGGATGCCAAGTACTCACACAGCTACACCAGCCACTCAGGAGTGAGGTCCATGTTTGCTTGTCAGGTGCTTGTTGGCGACTACACACGGGGGAACTCAGGGCTCCGTCGCCCCCCTCCAAAAGGCGAGGGAAGCTCCACTCTCTATGACAGCTGTGTGGACAATGTCCTGAACCCATCCATATATGTGGTGTTTGAAAGGCACCAGGTTTACCCAGAGTTCCTCATCAAATATGATGATAGCGTCATGCACTGGTCCACATCGGCTCCAGCTCCACCCAAAACTGTCTCTATCCAATCCACTTCCTTAACCCCAACATCCAACCGGATTCAAGCCACAGCTGCTGCCACCCCATCGAAGAGAGTTCCATCCACTTTGAATCCATCTAAAACTGCAGCCACCACTTCCTCAAATCCAACCCATTCTCGTCCCACTTCACGTTTTGTCCATCAGTCGCTCCCAAAACCTGCCCAAGCCCCATTGATATTCATTCAATCTCCAGTCCTCATAAAGCCAGCCACAAGTTCTCAATTAGTGGATATCACCCGAGGCCCAGATTTCACTTCCTCATTTGCaaacctctctcacacactcactaccCCAGCCAGTAACCTCTCTCGTACGCTCACTACCCCAGCCAGTACACCCTCTCGTACGCCCACTACCCCTGCCAGTACACCCTCTCGTACGCTCACTACCCCAGCCAGTACACCCTCTCGTACGCTCACTACCCCTGCCAGTACACCCTCTCGTACGCTCACTACCCCTGCCAGTACACCCTCTCGTACGCTCACTACCCCTGCCAGTACACCCTCTCGTACGCTCACTACCCCAGCCAGTACACCCTCTCGTACGCTCACTACCCCTGCCAGTACACCCTCTCGTACGCTCACTACCCCTGCCAGTACACCCTCTCGTACGCTCACTACCCCTGCCAGTACACCCTCTCGTACGCTCACTACCCCTGCCAGTACACCCTCTCGTACACTCACTACCCCAGCCAGTACACCCTCTCGTACACTCACTACCCCAGCCAGTACCCTCTCTTCTACACTCCCTACCCCAGCCAGTACCCTCTCTTATACGCTCCCTACCCCAGCCAGTACCCTCTCTTATACGCTCCCTACCCCAGCCAGTACCCTCTCTTATACGCTCCCTACCCCAGCCAGTACCCTCTCTTATACGCTCCCTACCCCAGCCAGTATCCTCTCTTATACACTCCCTTCCCCAGCCAGTACACCCTTTCCTACACTCACTACCCCAGCCAGTACCCTCTCTTATACACTCCCTACCCCAGCCAGTACCCCCTCTTATACACATCCTACCCCAGCCAGTACCCTCTCTCCTACACTCACTACCCCAGCCAGTACCCTCTCTCCTACACTCACTACTCCAGCCAGTACAGCCTCTCGAAGACTGGCTCcccaaccccccaccccctctcctacACTCACTACCCCAGCCAGTACCCCCTCTTATACACTCACTACCCCAGCCAGTACCCCCTCTTATACACTCACTGCCCCAGCCAGTACAGCCTCTCGTAGACTCGCTCCCcaaccccccaccctctctcctccactcactcCCTCAGCCAGTACCCCCTCTCGCACACTTTCCCCTTTAACTGGCACCCTATCTTGGGCTCACACCCGCTCAACAACCACTACTCGCACTCTCTCTGACAGTAGTTCTTCTCACCCACTATCCCCTTCATCCTCACTGAGCACACATTATCACACACTTTCTCACTCATCCTACTCCCCCACTTACACACAAATTCCCTCACGCACTTCCCCCTCCACGTCAAGCAATCCTTCTAGCACACTCTCCCCCTCAGATAGGTTGCTATCTCGGGTGTTCTCTCCCTCGACAGGTGCCTTCACTAGATCTCCTCCTGAGTCACTGTACAGTGTTCCAACAGCTCATAGGAGGGACACCAAAGAAAAAAACAAGTGCCTTCTCCAATAA